From Watersipora subatra chromosome 2, tzWatSuba1.1, whole genome shotgun sequence, one genomic window encodes:
- the LOC137388918 gene encoding synaptophysin-like has protein sequence MDILRNVKVDVEILREPRGFMRIVQLVLAIFAFGTITSVKTTSNIIVNCGVENVTHELVVPVQYGYPFRITKTAHVMLPFCSEVKVDTAVFKANYSSAAEFFCFIGVMSFLAYVLLLPAYVLLGSFFAKCTLGAKADFLASGVWTLLWFISSTAWADNLSKMTNYMDPENLIAVLGDSCKAPHTCRAGQAGDHSTLVVSVLFGFLNTGLTGANLWFLFKETEWHKGNEEESDPSAYADPGYQTTEYEQDPTMPDAASDVHSSFNNQQGMSANDYYSPAQSAY, from the exons ATGGATATTCTTAGA AATGTTAAAGTGGATGTGGAGATACTGCGAGAGCCACGGGGTTTCATGAGGATTGTGCAGTTG GTGCTGGCCATATTTGCATTTGGGACGATCACAAGCGTTAAGACGACCTCTAATATCATTGTCAATTGTGGCGTGGAAAATGTGACACACGAGCTGGTTGTTCCAGTGCAATACGGATACCCATTCAG AATAACAAAGACTGCCCATGTGATGCTTCCGTTCTGCTCAGAGGTCAAGGTCGACACAGCCGTATTTAAAGCTAACTACTCTTCAGCTGCAGAGTTCTTTTGTTTCATCGGTGTCATGAGTTTTCTTGCCTACGTTCTCTTGCTGCCAGCCTACGTTCTACTCGGCTCATTCTTTGCCAAGTGTACCCTTGGCGCCAAAGCG GACTTTCTAGCATCGGGTGTGTGGACCCTGCTCTGGTTCATTTCATCGACTGCTTGGGCTGACAATCTCAGTAAGATGACCAACTACATGGATCCTGAAAACCTGATTGCTGTGCTGGGTGATTCGTGCAAAGCCCCGCATACATGCAGAGCAGGCCAGGCTGGAGATCATTCTACCCTAGTCGTTTCTGTG CTGTTTGGATTTCTCAATACTGGGCTGACTGGGGCGAATCTCTGGTTCCTCTTCAAGGAAACTGAGTGGCATAAAGGCAACGAAGAAGAGTCTGATCCGAGTGCCTATGCAGATCCTG GCTATCAGACTACAGAGTATGAGCAGGATCCTACTATGCCAGATGCAGCATCCGACGTTCACTCATCCTTCAACAATCAGCAGGGAATGAGCGCCAATGACTACTACAGCCCAGCACAGTCCGCGTactag
- the LOC137388919 gene encoding proteasome subunit alpha type-5-like: MFLTRSEYDRGVNTFSPEGRLFQVEYAIEAIKLGSTAIGIQTSEGVVLAVEKRVTSPLIEADSIEKIFEVDSHIGCAMSGLIADSRTLIDRARVEAQNHWFTYNEKMSVESVTQSVSNLALAFGDDDSEAGAMSRPFGVALLFAGLDENGPQLFHLDPSGTFIRYDAKAIGSASEGAQQSLQDVFHKSMTLQSATLEVMKILKQVMEEKLTSNNVELAVLTKEKGFHRYAKEQLEEMVKEL; encoded by the exons ATGTTTCTCACCCGCTCTGAGTACGATAGAGGAGTAAATACCTTCTCTCCAGAGGGTCGACTATTTCAAGTGGAATATGCCATCGAGGCCATCAAGCTTGGCTCTACAGCTATCGGGATACAAACATCTGAAGGCGTTGTACTAGCTGTTGAAAAACGTGTCACTTCACCCTTGATAGAAGCAGACAGCATTGAGAAAATTTTTGAAGTTGATTCGCACATTG GCTGTGCCATGAGCGGTCTCATTGCTGACAGTAGAACTCTGATTGACAGAGCAAGAGTAGAAGCACAG AACCACTGGTTTACATATAATGAGAAGATGTCAGTGGAAAGTGTAACACAGTCCGTTAGCAACTTAGCTCTTGCCTTTGGAGATGATGATTCAGAGGCTGGAGCAATG AGCCGCCCATTCGGAGTTGCCCTTTTGTTTGCTGGTCTAGACGAAAATGGTCCACAGTT GTTTCATCTGGACCCATCTGGTACATTCATAAGGTACGACGCCAAGGCTATAGGTTCGGCATCAGAAGGAGCCCAACAGTCACTACAGGATGTGTTTCACAAG TCCATGACACTGCAAAGTGCCACATTAGAGGTAATGAAGATACTTAAACAGGTCATGGAAGAGAAACTCACCAGCAACAATGTAGAG TTGGCGGTTCTAACAAAAGAAAAAGGATTCCACAGATATGCCAAGGAGCAGCTTGAAGAGATGGTTAAAGAATTATAG